In Sparus aurata chromosome 2, fSpaAur1.1, whole genome shotgun sequence, a single genomic region encodes these proteins:
- the LOC115575969 gene encoding cytochrome P450 2F3-like isoform X1, producing MDLSTTLILGGLILALLWLVKVKNSRKYRLPPGPTALPLIGNLPQLEKNAPFKSFLKLSKTYGPVMTLYLGWQRVVVLVGYDAVKEALVDQADDFTGRGPLPFLLKATKGYGLGISNGERWRQLRRFTLSTLRDFGMGRKGMEEWIQEESGHLRARIQTHKAKPFDPTFLLSCTVSNIICCMVFSQRFSYDDKQFLHLLNIIANVLRFNSGLIGQMYNIFPWLVEHLPGPQHAVFAQIKELREFIEKKIQEHKETLDPSSPRDYIDCFLIRMNQEKDLPTSEFHYENLVSTVLNLFLAGTETTSSTIRYALSVLIKHPDIQEKMQKEIDTVIAQDRCPKMEDRKSLPFTDAVIHEVQRFLDIVPFSLPHYALHDISFRGYTIPKDTAIIPLLHSVLKGEKEWTTPWVFNPQHFLDQNSNFKKNPAFMPFAAGKRACVGESLARMELFIFLVSLLQHFTFSCTEGPDSINLIPAFSGFANVPRSYQIIATPR from the exons ATGGACCTTTCTACCACACTGATCTTAGGAGGGCTAATCTTAGCTCTGCTGTGGCTGGTCAAGGTAAAAAACAGTAGGAAGTATCGTTTGCCTCCAGGACCCACAGCACTTCCTCTCATAGGAAACCTGCCACAGCTGGAGAAAAATGCGCCCTTTAAAAGCTTTCTGAAG TTAAGCAAAACCTATGGTCCTGTGATGACTCTGTACCTGGGCTGGCAGCGGGTTGTTGTTCTGGTTGGATATGATGCAGTGAAGGAGGCTCTGGTGGACCAGGCAGACGACTTCACAGGCAGAGGGCCACTGCCATTTCTGCTCAAAGCTACCAAAGGCTACG GTTTGGGGATCAGCAATGGGGAGCGTTGGCGCCAGCTGCGACGCTTCACACTCTCAACCCTAAGAGATTTTGGGATGGGACGTAAGGGTATGGAagagtggatccaggaggagaGCGGACACTTGAGAGCCCGCATACAAACACATAAAg CCAAACCATTTGACCCCACGTTTTTGTTGAGCTGCACCGTGTCCAACATCATCTGCTGCATGGTGTTTAGCCAGCGCTTCAGTTATGATGACAAGCAGTTCCTTCACCTCCTCAACATCATCGCTAACGTTTTAAGGTTCAATAGTGGCCTCATCGGTCAG ATGTACAACATCTTTCCCTGGCTCGTAGAGCATCTGCCTGGTCCACAGCATGCTGTTTTTGCCCAAATTAAGGAGTTGAGAGAGTTTATTGAGAAGAAGATCCAAGAGCACAAAGAGACACTGGACCCCAGCTCCCCGAGAGACTATATTGACTGCTTTCTAATTCGAATGAATCAG GAAAAGGACCTCCCCACATCTGAGTTCCACTATGAAAACTTGGTCTCTACTGTGCTGAATCTGTTTCTTGCAGGAACAGAAACCACCAGCTCCACCATTAGATATGCCCTCAGTGTGCTGATCAAACACCCCGACATACAGG AGAAAATGCAAAAGGAGATTGATACTGTGATTGCCCAAGACCGTTGTCCCAAAATGGAGGACAGGAAGTCCCTCCCCTTCACAGATGCAGTCATCCATGAGGTGCAGCGTTTTCTGGACATCGTCCCCTTCAGCctccctcattatgcactccaCGACATCTCTTTCAGGGGTTATACAATCCCCAAG GACACTGCGATTATTCCCTTGTTGCACTCAGTGCTGAAAGGGGAAAAGGAATGGACAACTCCCTGGGTCTTCAACCCCCAGCACTTCTTGGACCAGAATAGCAACTTTAAGAAAAATCCTGCATTCATGCCATTTGCTGCAG GGAAAAGAGCCTGTGTTGGCGAGTCTCTGGCTCGAATGGAGCTTTTTATCTTCCTGGTGTCGCTGCTGCAGCACTTCACCTTTTCCTGCACTGAAGGCCCTGACAGTATAAACCTCATTCCAGCGTTCAGCGGTTTTGCAAATGTACCTCGCTCCTACCAGATCATCGCCACACCACGGTGA
- the LOC115575969 gene encoding cytochrome P450 2A10-like isoform X2, with protein MTLYLGWQRVVVLVGYDAVKEALVDQADDFTGRGPLPFLLKATKGYGLGISNGERWRQLRRFTLSTLRDFGMGRKGMEEWIQEESGHLRARIQTHKAKPFDPTFLLSCTVSNIICCMVFSQRFSYDDKQFLHLLNIIANVLRFNSGLIGQMYNIFPWLVEHLPGPQHAVFAQIKELREFIEKKIQEHKETLDPSSPRDYIDCFLIRMNQEKDLPTSEFHYENLVSTVLNLFLAGTETTSSTIRYALSVLIKHPDIQEKMQKEIDTVIAQDRCPKMEDRKSLPFTDAVIHEVQRFLDIVPFSLPHYALHDISFRGYTIPKDTAIIPLLHSVLKGEKEWTTPWVFNPQHFLDQNSNFKKNPAFMPFAAGKRACVGESLARMELFIFLVSLLQHFTFSCTEGPDSINLIPAFSGFANVPRSYQIIATPR; from the exons ATGACTCTGTACCTGGGCTGGCAGCGGGTTGTTGTTCTGGTTGGATATGATGCAGTGAAGGAGGCTCTGGTGGACCAGGCAGACGACTTCACAGGCAGAGGGCCACTGCCATTTCTGCTCAAAGCTACCAAAGGCTACG GTTTGGGGATCAGCAATGGGGAGCGTTGGCGCCAGCTGCGACGCTTCACACTCTCAACCCTAAGAGATTTTGGGATGGGACGTAAGGGTATGGAagagtggatccaggaggagaGCGGACACTTGAGAGCCCGCATACAAACACATAAAg CCAAACCATTTGACCCCACGTTTTTGTTGAGCTGCACCGTGTCCAACATCATCTGCTGCATGGTGTTTAGCCAGCGCTTCAGTTATGATGACAAGCAGTTCCTTCACCTCCTCAACATCATCGCTAACGTTTTAAGGTTCAATAGTGGCCTCATCGGTCAG ATGTACAACATCTTTCCCTGGCTCGTAGAGCATCTGCCTGGTCCACAGCATGCTGTTTTTGCCCAAATTAAGGAGTTGAGAGAGTTTATTGAGAAGAAGATCCAAGAGCACAAAGAGACACTGGACCCCAGCTCCCCGAGAGACTATATTGACTGCTTTCTAATTCGAATGAATCAG GAAAAGGACCTCCCCACATCTGAGTTCCACTATGAAAACTTGGTCTCTACTGTGCTGAATCTGTTTCTTGCAGGAACAGAAACCACCAGCTCCACCATTAGATATGCCCTCAGTGTGCTGATCAAACACCCCGACATACAGG AGAAAATGCAAAAGGAGATTGATACTGTGATTGCCCAAGACCGTTGTCCCAAAATGGAGGACAGGAAGTCCCTCCCCTTCACAGATGCAGTCATCCATGAGGTGCAGCGTTTTCTGGACATCGTCCCCTTCAGCctccctcattatgcactccaCGACATCTCTTTCAGGGGTTATACAATCCCCAAG GACACTGCGATTATTCCCTTGTTGCACTCAGTGCTGAAAGGGGAAAAGGAATGGACAACTCCCTGGGTCTTCAACCCCCAGCACTTCTTGGACCAGAATAGCAACTTTAAGAAAAATCCTGCATTCATGCCATTTGCTGCAG GGAAAAGAGCCTGTGTTGGCGAGTCTCTGGCTCGAATGGAGCTTTTTATCTTCCTGGTGTCGCTGCTGCAGCACTTCACCTTTTCCTGCACTGAAGGCCCTGACAGTATAAACCTCATTCCAGCGTTCAGCGGTTTTGCAAATGTACCTCGCTCCTACCAGATCATCGCCACACCACGGTGA